The Avibacterium sp. 20-132 genome segment GTTTAACTAGTGAGCTGTCTGCCGCAGAGGCTTATCGCTATGAGGTAAGAAATAAAGGGAGAATGTTTTCCCCAAGCATTAGCCTACAAAGTGATGATGGGCGTCTGCAATGGGTTGGGCAATATACCTACGATTATCAATGGCGTATTCCAGATCGCAATCCGGCTAAATCTGTTTATGATGAAATGGGAATAGGCTATCGAAATAGCTTTTTCCGTGATGGGGATTATGTCGATGATAAATTGCAAGTTTGGCGTTCGGATCTCAAATATTTTATTAATGATCAGTGGCTAGTAAATTGGCAGCTTGCTTATCGTCAAGCAGATCAGGATTTTGATCATTATTTTGCAGGAACTTATTCGGCAACAGATAAAAAATTAAAGCAAAGCTATGCATGGCAAAAAACACGGAATAAAACATTCACCAATAATGTTACCTTTAATGGTGAATTTGATATGGCTAGTCTTAAACATAAACTAACAATTGGGCTAGATTATAGTCAGGAAGAACGCCACCCTATTTTGGCTGTTTTGCGCAATCAAGAAATTGATCCTTTTCTCAGCCGACATCAATGGCCGGCTCGTCAGCACCCAAACGCTACGGTAGATAATCGCCATAAAGCGTATAGTACAGGTATTTTTGTACAGGATTTAATTTTATTAACCGATAACTTAAAAGTGCTACTAGGCGGGCGTTACGATTTTTATCGTTTTAACTCTATAAATATTAAGCAAGAACGCCGTGATACAAAAGGGCATTCTTTCAGCCCGAATGTAGGCGTTGTATGGGAGGTTACACCAGAACATACGCTTTACGCATCGTTTAATCGCAGTTTCTCACCTTATGGAGGGCGTGGTTATTTAGGGATTAGCACGGATCAAAAAGACGTATTTAATGCCTCACCAGAATATAATCAACAATATGAGGTGGGCATTAAGAGCGATTGGTTTGATAAAACCTTAAGTACAACCTTATCTGCTTATCAATTAGAACGCCGTAATATTCGTTATCGTCCTAATAAAGATGTTCTTGATGTTTGGGCTGTGCGTGGAAAAGATCAATCTAAAGGTGTGGAATTAAGCCTATTAGGGCAGCTTGCACCGAAATGGTATATCCGTTCTTCAGTAGGCTGGATGGTAGCAAAAATTAAGGAAGATAAACAACATCCGCAAAATAACAACCGCACTTTGAATAATACCGGCAATTTCACAAGTAACCTATTTGTGCGTTATGTGCCAACAGAAAAATTCTATTTAGAAACAGGGATAACGCACTTAGGAAAACGCTATTATTTCAATAACAATAAACAAACTATTCTACCAAGTTTTACTCGTGTTGATGCGATGGTGGGGTATAATTTGAATCCTGTCAATATTACCTTGGCTGTGTCGAATTTATTTAATAAAGCTTATTGGCGTTCCGATGCAATGCCCGGTAATCCGCGTTCTTTTAATTTACGTTTGACTTATACCTTTTAATTAATCAAATCAATGCGGTGCTGGTGGCTCACCGCATTATGTTTAGAGAATAATTGTTTTATTTTTATAAACAAAAATCCGATCTTGTAAGGCAAGCTCTAAGGCTTTGGTGAGGACAGTTTTTTCTACATCACGTCCTGCGTGCATCATTGCTTCGGCGCTGTATGTATGATCCACGTTAATGACATTTTGCATAATAATTGGACCTTCATCTAATTCATTATTGATGAAATGCGCGGTTGCACCAATGATTTTTACGCCACGCGCATAAGCTTGATGATAAGGTCTTGCGCCAATAAATGCTGGCAAGAAAGAGTGGTGGATATTAATCACTCGGTTTGGATAACGGGCAACAAATTCAGGGTTTAATACCCGCATATATTTCGCTAACACAATATAATCTGGCGAATATTGATCGATTTTTTCCGCTAATAATTTATCGTGTTCAACGCGTGTTAATCCTTCGTGGCTAATACAATGGAAAGGAATATCAAAACGTTCTACTAAACATTTTAAGTTATCGTGATTGCCAATTACAGCAGCAATTTCAACATCTAAACCACCGTAGTAATTTTTCATTAAAAGATCGCCAAGACAATGGGCTTCTTTGGTCACTAAAATAACAATACGTTTTCTTTTTTTACTTATTAATTGACAATTTGTTCCCGCTGGCAGATTAAAGGTTAAATCGGCAAGCAAGGTTTCATCATTGAAAATACCTTCCAATTCGGTACGCATAAAGAAATGTTTTGTTTCAAAATCCACAAACTCATTGTTATGAATAATGTTGAGTTGATGTTTATAACAAATATTGGTTATTTTTGAAATAAGCCCTTTATCATCAGGGCAATCAGTTAGCAGAATTTTATTTTCTCGCATAATCATAATATTGTATGGGATCAGGTTTTTGAGATGAAAAAAAAAGTAAAGCCAATAAGCTTTACTTTTTTATAAATTAAAGTTCAAAATCAGATAATGATTTTCCAGCATCTAAGGCACGTTGAATAATAGAAGGTGTTCTGCCTTGACCCGTCCAAGTTTTCACATTGCCATTCTCGTCAGTATATTGATATTTAGCTGGACGAGTAGGACGTTTTTGACGTACGGCTTTCGGTGTAGCAGTTTGCTCTGTAATTAAATCTTCAGGCGCAATCCCTTTTTCTTTTAAAAATTGATGTACTTCTGCAAGTGCTTTTAATCTTTCTACTTCTTGCTGTGCAGCTTGTGCGACTTCTTGACGTTTTTCTTCAAGAACTGTTTTCACTTTTTCTAAGATTTCTTCTAAATGTTCTACATTTAGATTTTTTGCAACAGCGCGTAAACTACGAATATTTCTTAATGATTTTAATAAATCACTCATTTTACTTCTCCTAAATCATAATATTAAATTAATAAGAACGCCGATATAATAACGAAAATATTATTCTAGGTAAATAGAGAATGTTATTTAATATTGAATGTGCTTTATTCCCTTTATAAAAGTGCGGTATTATTTTTCCAAATTTTTTGTCTCAATTTCATTTTTTTATAACGCAATCCTTTGCGTCGTATTAAGTGGGAGTTAGTGAAAAAGTGATCGCTTTTTTATGGATAATGCTTGCATTTTTTGTTGCTTATTGTAATCTTTGCGAGATCCTACTTATGTAGAGGAGCAACTATTATAAGTATTTTTTCTGAGTGGATAACGATGAGGAAAAAGGAAAGGAATAGTTGCCGAAATCAATTAAAAGTCGTTTTAATTGGTTGGGAACGTTTTCGAAAGAAACGTTACTGTCATAGTCTTTTTTATCACTATGGAGCGCTACTGGTTAGGTTGGGCAATTGTGCCTGCCTTTTTATTTTAAATTTTTACCTTTCTTTAAAATAGTAAACTTCAGTGGTTCTCCCTTATTCTTAGGTAGAACAATAATGGAACTGTTAGATTATTCCACATCAATTTGGTCGGTTGTCCCGCCCCTGTTAGCCTTATTATTGGCGATTTTTACGCGTAAAGTCATTTTATCTTTAAGCATTGGTATCTTAATTGGCTCGTTAATGTTGGCGGATTTCAACATTACAAACGCAGCCATTTATTTAAAGAATACGGTGCAATCTTTAGTGTATGGTGATGATGGGTGGAATTTTGATACCATCAACATCATTTTATTCTTATTACTATTAGGCATTTTAACCGCACTCTTAACGGTGTCAGGCAGTAACCGTGCTTTTGCTGAATGGGCGCAAAAGCGGATTAAAAATCGTCGAGGTGCAAAATTAATGGCCGCCTCTTTGGTGTTTGTTACCTTTATTGACGATTATTTCCATAGCCTTGCGGTGGGCGCGATTGCTCGTCCTGTTACGGATAAATTTAATGTTTCTCGTGCGAAATTGGCGTATATCTTGGATTCCACTGCTGCGCCAATGTGTGTGATTATGCCTGTTTCCAGTTGGGGGGCTTATATCATTACCTTAATTTCTGGCTTGTTGGCGACCTATGCGATTACTGATTACACCCCAATTGGTGCATTTATGGCAATGAGCGCGATGAATTTCTATGCGATTTTCTCCATTTTAATGGTGTTCTTTGTTGCGTATTTTTCCTTTGATATTGGCTCAATGGCAAGGCACGAAAAGCTCGCTCTTGAGAGAGTAGAAGAAGAGCAAGATGAGCAAGTAGGGGTAAAAGGCCACGTTCGTAACTTGATCTTACCAATTATTACGTTAATTGGCGCAACAGTATTTATGATGTTGCACACAGGAAATGAAGCCCTTGCCGCAGAAGGAAAACCGTTTTCCTTGTTAGGAGCGTTTGAAAATACCACCGTAGGAATTTCTCTTGTGGTTGGCGGCTGTGCTTCGGTCATTATTGCGACGCTTTGCATTTTGATTGATCGCCAAGTGAGTGTTGCGGAATACGCAAAATCTTGGGTCGTTGGGGTGAAATCAATGCTTGGTGCGATTTTAATTTTATTCTTCGCTTGGACAATCAACAATGTTGTTGGCGATATGAAAACGGGGACCTATTTATCTAGCCTTGTTTCGGGTAACTTACCTGTGGCAGTGTTGCCCGCATTATTATTCATATTAGGTTCTGTAATGGCATTTTCAACGGGAACAAGTTGGGGAACATTCGGAATTATGTTGCCAATTGCTGCCGCGATTGCTGCAAATGCAGCGCCAGAATTAATGTTGCCTTGCCTTTCAGCCGTAATGGCTGGTGCAGTCTGCGGTGATCACTGTTCGCCTGTTTCGGATACCACAATTTTGTCTTCCACTGGGGCAAAATGTAACCATATGGATCACGTTACGACGCAGTTACCTTATGCTTTAACCTTAGCCGCTGCAACCATTGTGGGCTATCTTGTGGTGGGTTACACCGCATCAGGGATCTTTGGCTTTATTGCGACAGCAATCACCTTAGTGGCATTAATCTTCTTGTTTAAAAGACGTTAAAATGTGATCTTGATCACAAAATAAGAAATAAAATTTTATTTTGTCTATTTTATAAAATGCGGCATATTGTCGCATTTTTTTATTTTTTATTGGGTTTTATTTTATAAAATGTTGTAATTTTGGAATTTTTGGCGTTTTATTCTTCTCTGTTTCTGCTTATCCACTAAAATCTTGCTAGACAAGCTAGCCTCAATCCGTTACAAATAATCATCGTTAATGAAAAACAGAAGTGCGGTGGAAATTCCGTAAATTTTTGCGAGGTAACAATGAAGAAATTATCAGGTGCGGAAATGGTTGTGCAATCCTTGCGTGATCAGGGCGTAAAATTTGTGTTTGGCTACCCCGGTGGCTCGGTGTTAGATATTTATGATGCCATTCACACTCTAGGTGGCATTGAGCATATTTTGGTTCGTCACGAACAAGCCGCGGTACATATGGCAGACGGCTATGCACGTTCCACAGGGGAAGTGGGGTGCGTGTTAGTAACATCAGGCCCGGGCGCAACCAATGCGATTACGGGCATTGCAACCGCGTATATGGATTCAGTGCCTTTGGTGGTGATCTCAGGACAAGTGATGTCAGGTTTGATCGGGAGTGATGCTTTCCAAGAATGCGATATGGTTGGGATCTCGCGTCCTGTGGTGAAACATAGTTTTTTAGTTAAACGTGCAGAAGATTTGCCTGAAATTATTAAAAAAGCCTTTTATATTGCTTCCACCGGTCGCCCCGGTCCTGTGGTGATTGATTTACCGAAAGATGTGGTAAACCCTGCAAATAAATATACTTATACTTATCCGCAAGAAATTCACTTGCGTTCTTATAATCCTACGGTACAAGGGCATAAAGGGCAGATTAAAAAAGCCTTGAAAGCCTTACTCGTTGCAAAAAAACCAGTGCTTTTCCTTGGTGGCGGGGCGATCACCGCAAATTGCAGTGAACAAATTACTCAATTTGCTAAACAGTTGAATTTGCCGGTTACCTCCTCTTTAATGGGATTAGGCGCATTTCCAAGTACAGATAAACAATACTTAGGTATGCTAGGAATGCACGGTACATACGAAGCGAATAATGCGATGCATCACAGTGATTTGATTTTCGCGATTGGCGTACGTTTTGATGACCGTACCACCAATAATCTGGCGAAATATTGCCCGAATGCAAAAGTTGTGCATATTGACATTGATCCAACGTCTATTTCTAAAAATGTTCCCGCCGCGATTCCCATTGTAGGCAGTGCAGAAAATGTATTACAAGAAATATTAGCCTTATTGGAAGAAGATAATTTAGCGAAATCTCAAGCCGATCTAACTGATTGGTGGAAACAAATTGATGAGTGGAAAGCAGTGAAGTGCTTAGATTTTGATCGTCATAGTGGCGTGATTAAACCACAGCAAGTGATTGAAACCGTCTATCGCTTAACTAAGGGGGGGGCTTATGTGGCGTCTGATGTGGGACAACACCAAATGTTTGCCGCCCTGCATTATCCTTTTGATGAACCTCGTCATTGGATCAACTCTGGTGGGCTTGGCACAATGGGCTTTGGCTTACCTGCGGCATTAGGCGTGAAATTGGCTCATCCAGAAGCAACGGTGGTTTGCGTAACCGGAGATGGCAGTATTCAAATGAATATTCAAGAGCTTTCCACCGCACAACAATATGGCATTCCGGTGGTAATTATTAGCCTAAACAATCGCTTTTTAGGTATGGTGAAACAATGGCAAGATTTAATTTATTCAGGTCGCCATTCACAATCTTATATGAACTCGTTGCCTGATTTCGTGAAGTTGGCAGAATCTTACGGACACGTCGGTATCCAAATTGATCAGCCAGAGGAATTGGAAGAGAAATTGACACAAGCCTTTGCCATTAAAGATAAATTAGTGTTTGTTGATATTAAAGTCGATGAAACCGAACACGTTTATCCAATGCAAGTGCGTGGTGGCGCAATGAACGAAATGATTTTAACCAAACCGGAGAAAGCCTAATGCGTAGAATTTTATCAGTATTATTAGAAAATGAATCAGGGGCGTTATCCCGCGTGGTTGGCTTGTTTTCTCAACGAGCCTTTAATATTGAAAGTTTGACGGTTGCACCTACTGATGATCCCACCCTTTCTCGTATGACCATTGAGGCTTACGGCGATGAGCAAGTGCTGGAGCAAATTGAAAAGCAACTGCATAAATTGGTGGACGTGTTTAAAGTGATAAGCCTAAGTGATTGCGAACACGTTGAGCGTGAAGTAATGTTGGTGAAAGTGCGTGCGCAAGGCAGTTCCCGTGATGAGTTAAAACGTTTAGCGGAAATCTTCCGTGGACAAATTGTGGACGTTACCACCAAATCTTACACCATTCAACTTGTGGGAACGAAAGATAAACTTGATGCTTTCGTGAAAGCATTAAAAGAAGAAAGTGCATTGATTGAAATTGTTCGCTCAGGGTTGATTAGCCTGTCTCGTGGCGAGAAAAATTGCTTATAGGAAATCTAGTAAAAAACAACAAAAAGAAAGTGCGGTGGTTTTTTCCGCACTTTTTTGATCAATTCTCTTTACCTATCATTAACAATTCAACCCTGTGCTTTCAGCCACTTTTTCGACCACTTGGCGTAAAGCATTGGCACATTGGTGAAGTTGCTCAAGTTCATTGGCAGGAAGTTTGTATTTCAAAATGTGTTCTACGCCGTTATTACTAATAACCATCGGCACATTGATCACCACATCCTGTAAACCGTATTCACCATTGAGCATTGTGCCAACGGGCAACACAGAATATTCATTAATACTAATCGCTCGAATAATACGGAACACGCTAGCAGCAATGGCGTGGTTGGTGTTGAGTTTTAAACTGAATACCTCCAAACCAATGGCTTTGGTTGCGTTGAGCAGTTCTTGAGGATCGAGCATTGGCACATCATTTTGCTGACAAAAATCATCAATTTTTTGCCCTGCAATATTCACGATACTCCAAGGAATAAAACTATTTGCACCGTGTTCCCCCATTACATAACCGAACACGTTTTTCGGATCGATTTTGACTTTATCAGCAATAATTTTCATCATTCGCGCCGTATCCACTACACAACCAGCACTAATCACACGGTGTGCGGGGAAGTTGGTGTTACGAATAATAAAATGGGTCAGAATATCACAGGGATTGGTCACCACAATGAGAATCGCGTTTGGGGTATAGTGTTCTAATTGGCGGGCAATATCCACGGCGATTTTGGCATTAATATGACCGATTTCTAAGCGATCTTGTCCCACTTTAATTTGCGCACCCGCCGTGATCACCACCACGTCGCTATCACGCGTGTCTTCATATTCTCCCGCAATAATTTTGGTATTTTTAGCGAAAGTTAACGCACTGGTATGGCTGAAATCCAATTGTTCGCCACGGGTACGTTCTTTATTCAGGTCGACCAAGACCACTTCTTGGCATTCACCCATTGTAAGAAGATAATTACAAATGCCTACGCCCACTGCGCCTGCGCCAATAATTGAAACTTTCATTGTGTTTTCCTGTATTTATTATGTGTTAGGTTGTTTTCAAAAAGGCGTTAATCTTACTTTATCTCTTTCTCTTGCTCAATGGTTGAATAAAAAGTGCGGTATTATTTTTGCCAATTTTTTGCGATTTCGCTTAAAAAATTAACAAATGTTCGCACTGTTGGCGCAAGCCCGCGATTTTTGTAATAAATTGCATATAAAGGCGCTGATTCGAGTTGCCAATCAGGTAATAACTTTTGCCAATTGGGTTGAATTAAATTGGGCAATTCAGGCAATAGGGCAATACCGTAGTCATCTTCCACTAATTGGGCTAATACCGCCGCATCATTGGCTTGCAAAGCTTTTTTCAGTTGTATCAATTCCCGTTGATTGCCTTGCTTGAACAGCCAATTTTTGCCATCACTTTTATGCAGCAGGCGATGGCTTTTCAATTCTTGTGGTGTTTGTGGGACGCCATTTTTACTTAAATAATTTGGCGAGGCATAAATTCCAGAAGAAATATCAAAAAGATGCTTTGCTACCACGTCATCAAGGTCAAGATCCCCAATGCGTAAGGCAATATCCACCCCTTCTTGCAATAAATTAGCACGGCGATTTTCCATTGTAATGTTTAGCTCAACATCAGAGTGTTGCTGTAAATAGTGCGATAAATGTGGGGTGAGCCAATAACGTAAAATCTCACTGGAAACCGAAATGCGTAGTAAACCACGAGGCGTGGCTAAACAATTTGCCACAGAATTTACCGCACTTTCGGCAGCTTCCACAGCGAGTAAGGCGTGTTGGTAAAAATGTTCACCAAGATCATTTAATCGTACCCCATTGCGATTGCGATCAAGCAGCTTGCTACCGAGCTGATTTTCTAACTCCGTCAAACGACGGCTTAAACGCGATTTTGGCACACTTAATTGTTCAGCAGCTTGGGTTAAGCTACCAGATTGGATCACGCTCACAAAAAAGCGCATATCATTGAGATCAATTTGTTGCATAAATAGAACCTTGGGTTTTATTTTTGATTATTGTTTGATGTATGGAACAAGTATAAACTACGCCACAAGAAATAAGCAAACATTTAGAGGCTATCGATAACTCACATATAAAATGAACTATCAACAGCTTCTAACAACAAGGAGAAAGAAAATGCGTATTTTAGAATTAGATAGAATTAACGAATTAGCCCGTAAAGCAAAAGTTACCGCACTTTCTGAAGCTGAATTAAATGAGCGTAGTGCGTTACGTCAGCGTTATTTAGCCGCAATCCGTGGACAATTGACCAATATTTTATCTACTGTCAGTGTGGTTGATCCAGAGGGCAATGATGTTACCCCAACTAAATTGCGTGAAGCGCAACGTAATGGAATGCAAGTAGCGACTTATTAATGAACTCACCGCCCTGAATATTCAGGGCATCACAAAAAACAGAATTTATCAAATTTAGGAGAAAAAATTATGCGTACAGTAAATCGAGTTTATACCGCACCACAAAAACACTGGGTTGGCGATGGTTTTTATGTGTCACCATTATTCTCACATAGCCAACAAGACAAAGTCACTAGCCCATTTTTGATGCTAGATTATGCAATGCCAATGGAATTTAAACCTCATAACGGCGCGCCAAGAGGCGTAGGCGCACATCCACACGCAGGATTTGAAACCGTTACGATTGCGTTGCAAGGTGAAGTAGAACACCGCGATAGCGATGGCAATGGTGGCGTGATTGGAGCAGGTGATGTGCAATGGATGACCGCAGGAAATGGCATTGTTCACCAAGAGTTTCATAGCGAAAATTTCAGCCGAACAGGCGGAACTTTTGAAATGTTACAACTTTGGGTAAATTTGCCAGCGAAAGATAAAAATGCCCCAGCAGGCTATCAAAGCATTAAAGCGGCAGATATTCCAGCTTATCACTTTGCCGATAATGCGGGTACAGCACGCATTATTGCAGGGGAGCTGGATGGCGTAAAAGGGCCTGCCCGTACCTTTACCGAGTTAAATATGTGGGAAATGGATATTAATGCGAACCACAGCGTAACCATTAACGTACCAGAAAGCCACCATTTAATGCTGGTAGCATTGCGTGGAACGGCACTGATTAATGATAGCGATCGTGCTGCACCAACCGAATTGGTGATTTTCAATCACGAAAGCGGTGAAGTCAAAATCACCGCAGGTGAGGAAAACGTCAAAATGGTTTTACTCAGTGGCGTACCAATTAATGAACCAATTGCCGCCTATGGCCCGTTTGTAATGAACACCCGCGAAGAATTAATCGAAAAATTCAACGCGTTTAACAAAGGCGAGTTTGGTAATATTCATTAATCCTCAATCACTGAATAAGTGCGGTGGTTTTAAGAGAAATTTCTCTAAAAACCACCGCACTTTTTATTTTGATTCAGAATGAATTTGATTGTGGAGTGAGTAAAATTTCTTTATGATGTGTTACAAAGTAACACGAACAAAGGAAAATATGATGCAAGGTAGATTAAGACAACAAGGTGGGGCGATTATTTTAACGGTACCCAATTCAATTGCTGTTCAAATGGGCTGGCAAGCGGGCAATGTGTTAAATATTGAAACAAAAAATGAAACCGTCGTGTTAAGTGCTGTTAAGCGTCAGCCTAAAGGGCGAAAAAATCTTACTCAGTTGTTAGAAGGCATTGATAGTGAAGAAATAACAGCGTTAAACAAGGATGTCGCAGAAATAATGGAAAGCTCAGCACAAGGTAAAGAAGTATGGTAATGCGCGTGCCAAAAAAGGGAGAAATTTGGTATGTTGATCCCGATCCTAGCTTAGGGCGAGAACTACGCAAGCCTCATTATTTTATTGTAATTTCGGAGCAAGTATTAAATAAAGCGCTAGGTGTGGCAATTTGTTGCCCTATCTCTAGTGGTGGAAAGGCGGCTCGTTCGCAAAGTGTTACCGTAGTATTAGATGGTGCGAGTACTAAATCAGGAGCGGTAACTGGCGTTATTCTTTGTCACCAAATACATTCTCTTGATTTGAACGCTCGTAATGCAAAATTTGCTACGGTGGCAGAACCTCATTTAATAGACGAAGTAGTAATGAAATTAGTTGATCTTATTGATCCTCAATAAAATGAGTTATGTATAAAAGTGCGGTGGTTTTAAGAGAAATTTCTCTAAAAACCACCGCACTTTTTTATTTCAATTTATTTCAATGCCAAAATGTTCACTTGATCATTCACGCGAATAACGCCGGTATTTAATGGAATTAAATTAATGCCGAAAAGTGGTGCGCCTTGTTCGTTGCGGTTGAGTTTTTTCAGCGTGCGGAAAGGTTCCATTTTTGGATCTGTTTGGTTGGTAATTGGGTTGCGTGTGGTAAGCACACAGCGTTCGCAAGGTTTACTGTGTAAGAATTTGACTTCACCAATTTGAATTTCAGCCCATTGTTGTTCTTCAAAGGGGATGATGCCATCAATGATTACATTTGGGCGGAATTGAAGGGGTAAAATTGGGCTTGGGCAAGCTTGTTGTAAGGCATTAAATGAGGCGGTAGTCGTGAGTAAAAGTGGGTAGCCGTCTGCAAAAGAGAGCGGTTGATCGGGGTAGCGTTTGATTGTGCGTTGCGTGTGTTCGCCTGTCCAGCGCAGTTGCACAGCACGACCGATTTTTTCGCTAAACCATTGATTAATTTCTTGTGGTGCAAGTAACGAGTTAAATTCATTCCCCCACACTTCACAGGCTTGGCTTTGTTGAAAATCCGTATATTGAACTTGAATTGCTGAACCGTCTTTATGCTGAATATATAAGCCAAGCGGTGTCGGCAACGCGTGGAAATGATAAAGTTCCG includes the following:
- a CDS encoding TonB-dependent receptor, producing the protein MKSACPLSFPLKTTALLVISVCSSKVLYAEQIFSSTEYMAVLPTIDVVTTQETANTKGYVGYEEAQATRNLLTIKEMPQTVDVINIQKNKNYGTNDLSSILEGNAGIDATYDMRGENIYLRGFQADASDIYRDGIRESGQVRRSTANIERVEILKGPSSILYGRSNGGGVINMVSKFANFTTRRNIGVTYGSWNSRSLNLDVNQKINENVAVRLTSELSAAEAYRYEVRNKGRMFSPSISLQSDDGRLQWVGQYTYDYQWRIPDRNPAKSVYDEMGIGYRNSFFRDGDYVDDKLQVWRSDLKYFINDQWLVNWQLAYRQADQDFDHYFAGTYSATDKKLKQSYAWQKTRNKTFTNNVTFNGEFDMASLKHKLTIGLDYSQEERHPILAVLRNQEIDPFLSRHQWPARQHPNATVDNRHKAYSTGIFVQDLILLTDNLKVLLGGRYDFYRFNSINIKQERRDTKGHSFSPNVGVVWEVTPEHTLYASFNRSFSPYGGRGYLGISTDQKDVFNASPEYNQQYEVGIKSDWFDKTLSTTLSAYQLERRNIRYRPNKDVLDVWAVRGKDQSKGVELSLLGQLAPKWYIRSSVGWMVAKIKEDKQHPQNNNRTLNNTGNFTSNLFVRYVPTEKFYLETGITHLGKRYYFNNNKQTILPSFTRVDAMVGYNLNPVNITLAVSNLFNKAYWRSDAMPGNPRSFNLRLTYTF
- the purU gene encoding formyltetrahydrofolate deformylase, which encodes MRENKILLTDCPDDKGLISKITNICYKHQLNIIHNNEFVDFETKHFFMRTELEGIFNDETLLADLTFNLPAGTNCQLISKKRKRIVILVTKEAHCLGDLLMKNYYGGLDVEIAAVIGNHDNLKCLVERFDIPFHCISHEGLTRVEHDKLLAEKIDQYSPDYIVLAKYMRVLNPEFVARYPNRVINIHHSFLPAFIGARPYHQAYARGVKIIGATAHFINNELDEGPIIMQNVINVDHTYSAEAMMHAGRDVEKTVLTKALELALQDRIFVYKNKTIIL
- a CDS encoding H-NS family histone-like protein, which encodes MSDLLKSLRNIRSLRAVAKNLNVEHLEEILEKVKTVLEEKRQEVAQAAQQEVERLKALAEVHQFLKEKGIAPEDLITEQTATPKAVRQKRPTRPAKYQYTDENGNVKTWTGQGRTPSIIQRALDAGKSLSDFEL
- a CDS encoding Na+/H+ antiporter NhaC family protein, producing MELLDYSTSIWSVVPPLLALLLAIFTRKVILSLSIGILIGSLMLADFNITNAAIYLKNTVQSLVYGDDGWNFDTINIILFLLLLGILTALLTVSGSNRAFAEWAQKRIKNRRGAKLMAASLVFVTFIDDYFHSLAVGAIARPVTDKFNVSRAKLAYILDSTAAPMCVIMPVSSWGAYIITLISGLLATYAITDYTPIGAFMAMSAMNFYAIFSILMVFFVAYFSFDIGSMARHEKLALERVEEEQDEQVGVKGHVRNLILPIITLIGATVFMMLHTGNEALAAEGKPFSLLGAFENTTVGISLVVGGCASVIIATLCILIDRQVSVAEYAKSWVVGVKSMLGAILILFFAWTINNVVGDMKTGTYLSSLVSGNLPVAVLPALLFILGSVMAFSTGTSWGTFGIMLPIAAAIAANAAPELMLPCLSAVMAGAVCGDHCSPVSDTTILSSTGAKCNHMDHVTTQLPYALTLAAATIVGYLVVGYTASGIFGFIATAITLVALIFLFKRR
- a CDS encoding acetolactate synthase 3 large subunit; translated protein: MKKLSGAEMVVQSLRDQGVKFVFGYPGGSVLDIYDAIHTLGGIEHILVRHEQAAVHMADGYARSTGEVGCVLVTSGPGATNAITGIATAYMDSVPLVVISGQVMSGLIGSDAFQECDMVGISRPVVKHSFLVKRAEDLPEIIKKAFYIASTGRPGPVVIDLPKDVVNPANKYTYTYPQEIHLRSYNPTVQGHKGQIKKALKALLVAKKPVLFLGGGAITANCSEQITQFAKQLNLPVTSSLMGLGAFPSTDKQYLGMLGMHGTYEANNAMHHSDLIFAIGVRFDDRTTNNLAKYCPNAKVVHIDIDPTSISKNVPAAIPIVGSAENVLQEILALLEEDNLAKSQADLTDWWKQIDEWKAVKCLDFDRHSGVIKPQQVIETVYRLTKGGAYVASDVGQHQMFAALHYPFDEPRHWINSGGLGTMGFGLPAALGVKLAHPEATVVCVTGDGSIQMNIQELSTAQQYGIPVVIISLNNRFLGMVKQWQDLIYSGRHSQSYMNSLPDFVKLAESYGHVGIQIDQPEELEEKLTQAFAIKDKLVFVDIKVDETEHVYPMQVRGGAMNEMILTKPEKA
- the ilvN gene encoding acetolactate synthase small subunit, yielding MRRILSVLLENESGALSRVVGLFSQRAFNIESLTVAPTDDPTLSRMTIEAYGDEQVLEQIEKQLHKLVDVFKVISLSDCEHVEREVMLVKVRAQGSSRDELKRLAEIFRGQIVDVTTKSYTIQLVGTKDKLDAFVKALKEESALIEIVRSGLISLSRGEKNCL
- a CDS encoding lactate/malate family dehydrogenase; its protein translation is MKVSIIGAGAVGVGICNYLLTMGECQEVVLVDLNKERTRGEQLDFSHTSALTFAKNTKIIAGEYEDTRDSDVVVITAGAQIKVGQDRLEIGHINAKIAVDIARQLEHYTPNAILIVVTNPCDILTHFIIRNTNFPAHRVISAGCVVDTARMMKIIADKVKIDPKNVFGYVMGEHGANSFIPWSIVNIAGQKIDDFCQQNDVPMLDPQELLNATKAIGLEVFSLKLNTNHAIAASVFRIIRAISINEYSVLPVGTMLNGEYGLQDVVINVPMVISNNGVEHILKYKLPANELEQLHQCANALRQVVEKVAESTGLNC
- a CDS encoding LysR family transcriptional regulator, whose translation is MQQIDLNDMRFFVSVIQSGSLTQAAEQLSVPKSRLSRRLTELENQLGSKLLDRNRNGVRLNDLGEHFYQHALLAVEAAESAVNSVANCLATPRGLLRISVSSEILRYWLTPHLSHYLQQHSDVELNITMENRRANLLQEGVDIALRIGDLDLDDVVAKHLFDISSGIYASPNYLSKNGVPQTPQELKSHRLLHKSDGKNWLFKQGNQRELIQLKKALQANDAAVLAQLVEDDYGIALLPELPNLIQPNWQKLLPDWQLESAPLYAIYYKNRGLAPTVRTFVNFLSEIAKNWQK
- a CDS encoding DUF896 domain-containing protein, which gives rise to MRILELDRINELARKAKVTALSEAELNERSALRQRYLAAIRGQLTNILSTVSVVDPEGNDVTPTKLREAQRNGMQVATY